One segment of Limimonas halophila DNA contains the following:
- a CDS encoding NUDIX hydrolase, with product MSFFDRIAAVRTWDPDAFRPFVVDGHRVGRVRHATARALADFPDVFRVDAAAVTLSPRLADVDARSRAVHDVAETLAARGDAPTPRGEAYGVSETWATPARLRLDRGVVPLFGVKSYGVHLNGFVRRPDGLAIWVGTRAADKRVAPGKLDHLVAGGMAHGDSAHDTVVREADEEAAMPAELARQATPVGALSYVCEAESGLRDDTLFIYDLDVPADFTPACRDGEIVRFELMDVADALARVRDSDAFKFNVSVVMIDFFIRHGVVTPDEEPQYPELLQALHGAA from the coding sequence GTGAGCTTCTTCGACCGCATCGCCGCCGTCCGCACCTGGGACCCGGATGCCTTCCGCCCCTTCGTGGTGGACGGCCACCGTGTGGGGCGCGTGCGCCACGCCACGGCCCGCGCGCTCGCCGACTTTCCCGACGTTTTCCGGGTGGACGCGGCGGCGGTGACGCTCTCCCCGCGCCTGGCGGACGTGGACGCACGCTCGCGCGCCGTTCACGACGTGGCGGAAACCCTGGCCGCGCGCGGCGACGCGCCCACGCCGCGGGGCGAGGCCTACGGGGTTTCGGAAACCTGGGCGACGCCCGCCCGCCTGCGCCTGGACCGGGGCGTGGTGCCGCTGTTCGGCGTGAAGTCCTACGGCGTTCACCTGAACGGCTTCGTGCGCCGGCCGGACGGCCTGGCGATCTGGGTGGGCACCCGCGCCGCCGACAAGCGCGTCGCCCCCGGCAAGCTGGACCACCTCGTCGCCGGCGGCATGGCCCACGGCGACAGCGCGCACGACACCGTGGTGCGCGAGGCCGACGAGGAAGCCGCCATGCCGGCCGAGCTGGCGCGCCAGGCCACACCGGTCGGCGCGCTCAGCTACGTCTGCGAGGCCGAGAGCGGACTGCGCGACGACACCCTCTTCATCTACGACCTGGATGTGCCGGCCGATTTCACGCCCGCGTGCCGCGACGGCGAGATCGTGCGCTTCGAGCTGATGGACGTGGCGGATGCCCTGGCGCGCGTGCGCGACAGCGACGCCTTCAAGTTCAACGTTTCCGTGGTGATGATCGACTTCTTCATCCGCCACGGCGTCGTCACGCCCGACGAGGAACCGCAGTATCCGGAACTGCTCCAGGCACTGCACGGCGCGGCGTGA
- a CDS encoding response regulator, whose amino-acid sequence MADAETSESAHAAVGGAAQRVLLVDDDTAVRTFAARALANRGYAVTAAANGEEALRLLDDGAGAEIVVTDIVMPGMDGLALARTLRQRQPGLPVILMTGYAEAAQRSELEAAPALTLLTKPFRLHTLCDSVAARLGDPA is encoded by the coding sequence ATGGCGGACGCTGAAACCTCGGAAAGTGCCCATGCGGCGGTGGGCGGCGCGGCGCAACGCGTTCTCCTGGTCGACGACGACACGGCCGTGCGCACCTTCGCCGCGCGCGCCCTGGCCAACCGCGGCTACGCGGTGACCGCCGCGGCCAACGGGGAAGAGGCGCTGCGGCTGCTGGACGACGGCGCCGGCGCCGAGATCGTCGTCACCGACATCGTCATGCCGGGCATGGACGGGCTGGCGCTGGCCCGCACCCTGCGCCAGCGCCAGCCCGGCCTGCCGGTGATCCTGATGACGGGCTACGCCGAGGCCGCGCAGCGCAGCGAACTGGAAGCCGCCCCGGCACTGACGCTGCTCACCAAGCCCTTCCGGCTGCACACGCTGTGCGACAGCGTCGCCGCGCGGCTGGGCGATCCGGCGTGA
- a CDS encoding cytochrome b — MQLRNTAHRYGAVAQALHWVIVVGFVAQFALAWYMEELPNTPFKIELYNLHKSIGVTILVLAVLRLGWRLANPVPGMPAGLPRWEHWAAHASHAGLYAVIFAQPITGLVFSLYSSFPSLIWGWRLPDPGTSKTIEDTFAAAHFYVSWLILALVALHVLAALRHHLVLGNDVLRRMLPGAPLRGDRP, encoded by the coding sequence ATGCAGCTTCGCAACACCGCGCACCGTTACGGGGCCGTGGCCCAGGCACTGCACTGGGTGATCGTCGTGGGCTTCGTCGCGCAGTTCGCGCTCGCCTGGTACATGGAGGAGCTGCCCAACACCCCCTTCAAGATCGAGCTGTACAACCTGCACAAGTCGATCGGGGTGACGATCCTGGTGCTCGCGGTGCTCCGCCTGGGCTGGCGGCTGGCGAACCCCGTGCCGGGCATGCCGGCCGGGCTGCCGCGCTGGGAGCACTGGGCCGCGCACGCCTCGCACGCCGGGCTCTACGCCGTGATCTTCGCCCAGCCGATCACGGGGCTCGTGTTCTCGCTCTACTCCAGCTTTCCGTCGCTGATCTGGGGCTGGCGTCTGCCCGATCCGGGCACCTCGAAGACGATCGAGGACACCTTCGCCGCCGCCCATTTCTACGTGTCGTGGCTCATCCTGGCGCTTGTCGCGCTGCACGTCCTGGCCGCGCTGCGCCATCACCTCGTGCTCGGCAACGACGTGCTGCGCCGCATGCTGCCGGGCGCACCGCTGCGGGGAGACCGCCCATGA
- a CDS encoding DEAD/DEAH box helicase codes for MTDQTTFADLGLESRILSTLTSEGYTTPTAVQGQAIPALVEGKDLLGVAQTGTGKTAAFCLPLLNRLAAERARLTPTAAQALVLAPTRELAIQIEEACRTYSRGLGLRTAVAVGGVPKGKQRRALSGGVDVLIATPGRLMDLLREGSVRLDQVSKLILDEADRMLDMGFVDEVRQVARMTASPRQSMMFSATMPKAVERLANELLSDPARVEVSPKAPTAERIDQRVYHVAQGEKRGLLAGLLNDEALSRVLVFTRTKHGADKLSEQLAQGGVSTDALHGNKTQGARQHALNRFRKGNARVLVATDIAARGLDVDGVSHVVNYDLPDAPESYVHRIGRTARAGAEGVALSFCDPSERRHLRGIESFTRNRLTVIGEEPRGGDRRSDRGARGRPANGKPKGDRRSGQGQRRAA; via the coding sequence TTGACCGACCAGACCACATTCGCCGACCTCGGCCTCGAATCCCGCATCCTGTCCACGCTGACGAGCGAGGGCTACACCACGCCCACGGCCGTGCAGGGCCAGGCCATCCCCGCGCTCGTCGAGGGGAAGGACCTGCTGGGCGTCGCCCAGACCGGCACGGGCAAGACCGCCGCGTTCTGTCTGCCGCTGCTGAACCGCCTGGCCGCTGAGCGCGCGCGGCTGACGCCGACGGCCGCGCAGGCGCTCGTGCTGGCGCCGACACGCGAACTCGCCATCCAGATCGAGGAAGCCTGCCGTACCTACAGCCGCGGGCTCGGCCTGCGGACGGCCGTCGCCGTGGGCGGCGTGCCCAAGGGCAAGCAGCGCCGCGCCCTTTCCGGCGGGGTCGATGTGCTGATCGCCACGCCGGGCCGGCTCATGGACCTGCTGCGCGAGGGCAGCGTGCGCCTGGATCAGGTGAGCAAGCTGATCCTGGACGAGGCCGACCGCATGCTGGACATGGGCTTCGTCGACGAGGTGCGCCAGGTCGCCCGCATGACCGCGAGCCCGCGCCAGTCGATGATGTTCTCGGCGACGATGCCGAAGGCCGTCGAGCGGCTGGCGAACGAGCTGCTGAGCGATCCGGCCCGCGTCGAGGTCAGCCCCAAGGCCCCCACGGCCGAGCGCATCGACCAGCGCGTCTACCACGTCGCCCAGGGCGAGAAGCGCGGGCTGCTCGCCGGCCTGCTGAACGACGAGGCGTTGTCCCGCGTGCTCGTGTTCACGCGCACCAAGCACGGCGCGGACAAGCTCTCCGAGCAGCTCGCGCAAGGCGGCGTCAGCACGGACGCGCTGCACGGCAACAAGACCCAGGGCGCGCGCCAGCACGCGCTCAACCGCTTCCGCAAGGGCAACGCCCGCGTGCTCGTCGCCACCGACATCGCGGCGCGCGGGCTCGACGTGGACGGCGTCAGCCACGTGGTGAACTACGATCTGCCGGACGCGCCGGAGAGCTACGTCCACCGCATCGGCCGCACCGCGCGCGCCGGCGCCGAGGGCGTGGCGCTGTCGTTCTGCGATCCATCCGAGCGGCGGCACCTGCGCGGCATCGAGAGCTTCACCCGCAACCGCCTGACCGTCATCGGCGAGGAGCCGCGCGGCGGCGATCGCCGGAGCGATCGTGGCGCGCGCGGGCGGCCCGCGAACGGCAAGCCGAAGGGCGATCGCCGGAGCGGCCAGGGCCAGCGCCGCGCCGCGTAA
- a CDS encoding YdcF family protein produces MARRALASGKRVRRRGAAWLIGLVGLAAAGWFGGFLWFTTHLPERVAEPTRATDAIVVLTGGNRRVAVGLDLLAEGLGERLLISGVHERVDLDAVLKANGRDHGDITCCVDLGHTARTTRGNADETAEWVTRHGVESLRLVTAAYHIPRSLLAFRARLPDVHIVPHPVFPPGLSAAPWWRAPNKARLLMTEYSKYLAALVRESLTGAAHP; encoded by the coding sequence ATGGCCCGCCGGGCGCTCGCCAGCGGCAAGCGTGTGCGCCGGCGCGGCGCCGCTTGGCTGATCGGGCTCGTGGGCCTCGCAGCGGCCGGCTGGTTTGGCGGGTTCCTGTGGTTCACAACCCACCTGCCCGAGCGCGTGGCGGAGCCCACACGCGCCACCGATGCCATTGTCGTGCTCACGGGCGGCAACCGCCGGGTGGCGGTCGGGCTGGACCTCTTGGCCGAGGGCCTGGGTGAGCGCCTGTTGATTTCCGGCGTGCACGAGCGCGTCGACCTGGACGCGGTGCTCAAGGCGAACGGGCGCGATCACGGCGACATCACCTGCTGCGTCGACCTGGGCCACACGGCACGGACGACGCGCGGCAACGCGGACGAGACCGCCGAATGGGTGACCCGGCACGGCGTCGAGTCCCTCCGCCTCGTCACCGCCGCCTACCACATCCCGCGCAGCCTGCTGGCGTTCCGCGCCCGCTTGCCGGACGTGCACATCGTGCCCCATCCCGTGTTCCCGCCGGGGCTGAGCGCCGCGCCCTGGTGGCGCGCGCCGAACAAGGCGCGCCTGCTGATGACGGAATACAGCAAGTACCTCGCCGCGCTGGTGCGCGAGAGCCTGACCGGAGCCGCTCATCCATGA
- a CDS encoding alpha/beta hydrolase family protein gives MSQRQRDHLPPPLEIPLLGSRTGNLLLRPWFDRVTIRWVTRLFFPMSRGWAAAGVAEGSQRRFARELGVRTADLPRAATTRLLNAVHRTQDDYRAAREEWLETFYADSQPAQERLAAAESARERAAQAYMATRAYAFPIHVRQRLPGVAFSITDPDTVAAAHAHRLNGPATRFPPPPAPEMRQTYGVGGGYGEVSWLGWPSPGAGDTAWARVYTPTDVKNPPTLIHLHGIGMEMEMWRAQRDPVNALARDAGIRVIRPEGPWHGSRMMPGYHGGEPVLAFAPEGYLDYLQTWVAEAAQLIRWARATSTGPVLIGGLSLGALTAQIVGTVAAWWPRELQADAMFLVATSGDMVEVGFEGAFAQGFGLGEKLHEHGWTHDKLVDYRTLMEPQGPPVMPPERVVMLLGRKDAVTPYSGGLALARQWHLPSENVFVRNRGHFSTPLGLHQDPSPLHRAVEVLRASA, from the coding sequence ATGTCCCAACGCCAACGCGATCATCTGCCGCCGCCGCTCGAGATTCCGTTGCTGGGCAGCCGCACCGGCAACCTGCTGCTGCGGCCGTGGTTCGACCGCGTCACGATTCGCTGGGTGACGCGGCTGTTTTTCCCCATGTCGCGCGGCTGGGCCGCTGCCGGTGTGGCGGAAGGCTCGCAGCGCCGCTTCGCCCGCGAACTCGGGGTGCGCACCGCTGACCTGCCGCGCGCGGCCACGACCCGCCTGCTCAACGCCGTCCACCGGACACAGGATGACTACCGCGCCGCCCGCGAGGAATGGCTGGAGACGTTCTACGCCGATTCCCAGCCCGCGCAGGAACGGCTGGCGGCGGCGGAGTCGGCCCGCGAGCGCGCGGCTCAGGCCTACATGGCCACGCGTGCCTACGCCTTTCCCATCCACGTGCGCCAGCGCCTGCCGGGGGTGGCGTTTTCCATCACCGATCCCGACACCGTCGCCGCCGCGCACGCGCACCGCCTGAACGGGCCGGCCACGCGCTTTCCGCCGCCGCCAGCGCCCGAGATGCGGCAGACCTACGGCGTCGGCGGCGGCTACGGCGAGGTGTCGTGGCTGGGCTGGCCCTCGCCGGGGGCGGGGGACACGGCCTGGGCGCGCGTCTACACCCCGACGGACGTGAAGAACCCGCCGACGCTGATCCATCTCCACGGCATCGGCATGGAGATGGAGATGTGGCGCGCGCAGCGCGATCCCGTGAACGCGCTCGCCCGCGACGCCGGCATCCGCGTGATCCGCCCGGAAGGGCCCTGGCACGGCTCGCGCATGATGCCCGGCTACCACGGCGGCGAGCCCGTGCTGGCCTTCGCGCCCGAGGGCTATCTCGACTACCTCCAGACCTGGGTGGCGGAAGCCGCGCAGCTCATCCGCTGGGCGCGTGCCACCAGCACCGGCCCCGTGCTCATCGGCGGGCTGAGCCTGGGCGCGCTGACGGCCCAGATCGTCGGGACCGTCGCGGCATGGTGGCCGCGCGAGCTGCAGGCGGATGCGATGTTCCTGGTCGCCACCAGCGGCGACATGGTCGAGGTCGGCTTCGAAGGCGCGTTCGCACAGGGCTTCGGCCTGGGCGAGAAGCTGCACGAGCACGGCTGGACGCACGACAAGCTGGTGGACTACCGCACCCTCATGGAACCGCAGGGGCCGCCCGTGATGCCGCCGGAGCGCGTGGTCATGCTGTTGGGCCGGAAGGATGCGGTGACGCCCTATTCGGGCGGGCTGGCGCTGGCGCGGCAGTGGCACCTGCCCTCGGAAAACGTCTTCGTGCGCAACCGGGGGCACTTTTCCACGCCGCTGGGGCTGCACCAGGACCCGAGCCCGCTGCACCGCGCCGTCGAGGTCTTGCGCGCGAGCGCCTGA
- a CDS encoding cell division protein FtsX, with the protein MIFARRDVPLQKDASARYLPWLIGFMVYLATLALAAALAVSNLAERWDTGLAGRLTVQIPPPGPDSQVSRAAQVNNVVDTLKRRPGIASARPIPDERVREMLAPWLGERRSLGELPLPALVAARVNRANPPDMANLQAAVQTAAPRATIDDHQRTLGRLLEVVRSFQGVAVLVMGLVTAAAVVTVIFATRTGLAVHRNVIEILHLIGAQDGYIARQFQHHALRLGLLGGVIGVVLAAATLLILREAISVGGGALIPDLALAGWQWASLGLIPVATAAVATATARLTVLRTLARLA; encoded by the coding sequence GTGATCTTCGCCCGGCGCGACGTTCCCCTGCAGAAGGACGCCTCGGCCCGCTACCTGCCGTGGCTGATCGGCTTCATGGTCTATCTCGCCACGCTGGCGTTGGCGGCGGCGCTGGCCGTGAGCAACCTGGCCGAGCGCTGGGACACCGGGTTGGCCGGCCGGCTCACGGTGCAGATCCCGCCGCCCGGCCCGGACAGCCAGGTGAGCCGCGCCGCGCAGGTGAACAACGTCGTCGACACCCTCAAGCGCCGGCCCGGCATCGCCAGCGCGCGCCCCATTCCGGACGAGCGGGTGCGCGAGATGCTGGCCCCCTGGCTGGGCGAGCGCCGCAGCCTGGGCGAGCTGCCGCTGCCCGCGCTGGTGGCGGCGCGCGTGAACCGCGCCAACCCGCCCGACATGGCGAACCTCCAGGCCGCCGTGCAAACGGCCGCGCCGCGCGCGACCATCGACGACCACCAGCGCACGCTGGGCCGGTTGCTGGAGGTGGTGCGCTCCTTCCAGGGCGTGGCCGTGCTGGTCATGGGACTGGTCACGGCGGCCGCCGTGGTGACGGTGATCTTCGCCACGCGCACGGGCCTGGCCGTGCACCGCAACGTGATCGAGATCCTGCACCTGATCGGGGCGCAGGACGGCTACATCGCCCGGCAGTTCCAGCACCACGCGCTGCGGCTGGGCCTGCTCGGCGGCGTGATCGGGGTGGTGCTGGCAGCCGCCACGCTGCTGATCCTGCGCGAAGCCATCTCGGTGGGCGGCGGCGCGCTCATCCCGGACCTGGCACTCGCCGGCTGGCAGTGGGCGTCGCTCGGCCTCATCCCGGTGGCGACCGCAGCCGTGGCCACGGCGACGGCGCGGCTGACCGTGCTGCGCACCCTGGCGAGGCTGGCGTGA
- a CDS encoding DUF3426 domain-containing protein yields the protein MILTCPQCGSQFRVAAEKLGLYGRTVRCSRCKHSWHATPDDDESEELELSPDGEPNQTGEGTAAAEGNDGAGEAASPHAFDEDLAEFRAAHRRAMRAANPEPDAGRRFPLGWLVFAAVVLAIVAGGWFGRQQVVAYVPQTAALYDLAGVPVNSVAPGLKLRDVTRRRQLVNDTNQLVLEGRIVNSGDRAQSVPPIRATLYNQAGERLTAWRFRAEASQLAPGAETTFSSRRPDPPKEARELSLTFVASSS from the coding sequence ATGATTCTGACCTGTCCCCAATGCGGTTCTCAATTCCGGGTGGCGGCTGAGAAGCTCGGCCTGTACGGGCGGACCGTGCGCTGTTCGCGCTGCAAGCACAGCTGGCACGCCACGCCGGACGACGACGAGTCCGAGGAGCTGGAGCTGAGCCCGGACGGCGAGCCCAATCAGACGGGCGAGGGCACAGCGGCCGCCGAAGGTAACGACGGGGCGGGCGAAGCGGCCTCGCCCCACGCCTTCGACGAGGATCTGGCCGAGTTCCGCGCCGCCCACCGCCGGGCCATGCGCGCGGCCAACCCGGAGCCGGACGCGGGTCGGCGCTTCCCGCTTGGCTGGCTGGTGTTCGCCGCCGTCGTGCTCGCCATCGTCGCGGGCGGGTGGTTCGGCCGCCAGCAGGTCGTCGCCTACGTGCCCCAGACGGCGGCGCTCTACGATCTGGCCGGCGTGCCCGTGAACAGCGTTGCGCCGGGGCTGAAGCTGCGCGACGTCACGCGCCGCCGGCAGCTGGTGAACGACACCAACCAGCTCGTGCTGGAAGGCCGCATCGTGAACAGCGGCGACCGGGCGCAAAGCGTTCCCCCGATCCGGGCCACGCTCTACAATCAGGCCGGGGAGCGCCTGACGGCGTGGCGGTTCCGTGCCGAGGCATCGCAGTTGGCGCCGGGGGCGGAGACGACCTTCAGCTCGCGCCGCCCCGATCCCCCGAAAGAAGCACGCGAACTGTCCCTGACCTTCGTCGCGTCGTCGTCCTGA
- a CDS encoding YceI family protein, translated as MRNPITRTGRTLAAAAGMTAALAGATAAQAEPQTFKIDEAHSDIAFMITHFGYSDAIGEFTDFSGTFTIDKENPDNAAVNVTIQADSVDTQHDKRDEHIRSPDFLNVKEYPEITFTSTDVEKTGENTAEITGELTLHGTTKPVTLDVTLNKLGEHPLPQYNGILTAGISARGTIERSDFGVSKYTPAIGDEMELLIEIEGFAQDQLDKLPE; from the coding sequence ATGCGCAACCCGATCACGCGAACCGGACGCACGCTCGCCGCCGCGGCCGGCATGACCGCCGCGCTGGCCGGTGCAACGGCCGCCCAGGCCGAGCCGCAGACCTTCAAGATCGACGAGGCGCATTCCGACATCGCCTTCATGATCACGCACTTCGGCTATTCGGACGCGATCGGCGAGTTCACCGACTTCTCCGGCACCTTCACGATCGACAAGGAGAACCCGGACAACGCGGCCGTGAACGTCACCATTCAGGCCGACAGCGTGGACACCCAGCACGACAAACGCGACGAGCACATCCGCAGCCCCGACTTCCTCAACGTGAAGGAATACCCGGAGATCACCTTCACCTCGACGGATGTGGAGAAGACGGGCGAAAACACCGCCGAGATCACGGGCGAGCTGACGCTGCACGGGACCACGAAGCCGGTGACGCTGGATGTGACGCTGAACAAGCTGGGCGAGCACCCGCTCCCCCAGTACAACGGCATCCTCACCGCCGGCATCTCCGCACGCGGCACCATCGAGCGCTCGGATTTCGGCGTTTCCAAGTACACCCCCGCGATCGGCGACGAGATGGAGCTGCTCATCGAGATCGAGGGCTTCGCCCAGGACCAGCTGGACAAGCTGCCCGAGTAA
- a CDS encoding YceI family protein, which yields MKRLTAAALLFAAPPAHAADAPSWDVDPEASRVGFVAEQSGSPVPGEFTAFDASIAFDRDAPDAGRVDVEIEIASVDAGSAERDDTITSEQLFHAEKHPTARFVADDFTHKDGKRYVAHGELTMRGQTHPVDLPFTLAVTRRDATLKAVAEGTVTVKRLRWGIGQGVWRNTGMVPNEVDIEIRIVATRPAGD from the coding sequence ATGAAGCGCCTGACCGCCGCCGCGCTGCTGTTCGCCGCGCCGCCCGCGCACGCCGCCGACGCGCCGAGCTGGGACGTCGATCCCGAGGCAAGCCGCGTGGGCTTCGTGGCCGAGCAGTCCGGCTCGCCCGTGCCCGGCGAGTTCACCGCGTTCGACGCCAGCATCGCGTTCGACCGCGACGCCCCGGACGCCGGGCGCGTGGACGTGGAAATCGAGATTGCCAGTGTCGACGCGGGCTCGGCGGAGCGCGACGACACGATCACGTCCGAACAACTCTTTCACGCCGAGAAGCATCCCACCGCGCGCTTCGTCGCCGACGACTTCACCCACAAGGACGGCAAGCGCTACGTCGCCCACGGCGAGCTGACGATGCGCGGGCAGACGCACCCGGTGGACCTGCCCTTCACCCTGGCGGTCACGCGCCGGGACGCCACGCTGAAGGCGGTCGCCGAGGGCACGGTGACGGTGAAGCGCCTGCGCTGGGGCATCGGCCAGGGCGTGTGGCGCAACACCGGCATGGTGCCCAACGAGGTCGACATCGAAATCCGGATCGTGGCGACACGCCCGGCCGGAGACTGA
- the ftsE gene encoding cell division ATP-binding protein FtsE, whose amino-acid sequence MVRFDNVSFQYGTGHHVLRDLSFHLQPGSFHFVSGASGAGKTSLLQLMYLWHKPSDGRVSLFGKDIAQLTRRDKTLLRRRIGVVFQDFRLLDHLTALENVELPLRVQGKGGTSVSEHVAELLAWVGLGEHLHAYPPTLSGGQQQRVAIARAVIGRPSLLLADEPTGNVDDRLALRLLYLFEELNKMGTTVVIATHSEQLVQRFQHPVIRLAGGDSAAGDPPRQRHG is encoded by the coding sequence GTGGTTCGCTTCGACAACGTGAGCTTCCAGTACGGCACCGGCCACCACGTGCTGCGCGATCTCAGCTTCCACCTTCAGCCCGGCTCGTTCCACTTCGTTTCGGGCGCCAGCGGCGCGGGCAAGACCTCGCTGCTGCAGCTGATGTACCTCTGGCACAAGCCGTCCGACGGTCGGGTGAGCCTGTTCGGCAAGGACATCGCCCAGCTCACGCGGCGCGACAAGACGCTGCTGCGCCGGCGAATCGGCGTCGTGTTCCAGGACTTCCGCCTGCTCGACCACCTCACGGCCCTGGAGAACGTCGAGCTGCCGCTGCGCGTCCAGGGCAAGGGCGGCACCAGCGTCTCGGAGCACGTGGCCGAGCTGCTCGCCTGGGTGGGGCTGGGCGAGCACCTGCACGCCTACCCGCCCACGCTGTCCGGCGGGCAGCAGCAGCGCGTCGCCATCGCGCGCGCCGTCATCGGCCGGCCCAGCCTCTTGCTCGCGGACGAGCCCACGGGCAACGTGGATGATCGTCTTGCTCTCCGGTTGCTGTACCTCTTCGAGGAACTCAACAAGATGGGGACGACCGTCGTGATCGCCACCCACAGCGAGCAGCTGGTGCAGCGCTTCCAGCACCCCGTCATCCGCCTCGCGGGCGGGGACAGCGCCGCGGGCGATCCCCCGCGCCAGCGTCACGGCTGA
- the mnmA gene encoding tRNA 2-thiouridine(34) synthase MnmA — protein MNSLGFDKQPQDTRVVVAMSGGVDSSVTAALLAREGYDVVGVTLQLYDHGEAVGKKGACCAGQDIHDARRVADRLGVPHYVLGYEKRFQRAVIDDFVDSYVHGETPIPCVRCNERVKFRDLLSTARELDADCLATGHYVQRADGPNGPELHRAVDADRDQSYFMFATTREQLDFLRFPLGGRPKAETRELAEELSLEVADKPDSQDICFVPQGSYAEVVKKLRPESIQPGEIVDVHGHVLGAHSGIVHFTVGQRRGLGIGGQAEPMYVIRLEPETKRVVVGPRRYLGCDTVHLREVNWLDPEPGPEGARVAVKLRSAMEPVPARAYADGAGGGTVVLDEPAQGISPGQAAVFYDGTRVVGGGWIARAELAAQDGHGVSRGEQTASAAAS, from the coding sequence ATGAATTCGCTGGGCTTCGACAAGCAGCCGCAGGACACGCGCGTGGTGGTCGCCATGTCGGGCGGGGTGGACAGCTCCGTCACGGCGGCGCTGCTGGCGCGCGAGGGCTACGATGTCGTCGGCGTGACGCTGCAACTCTACGACCACGGCGAGGCCGTGGGCAAAAAGGGCGCGTGCTGCGCCGGGCAGGACATTCACGACGCCCGCCGCGTCGCCGACCGGCTGGGCGTGCCGCACTACGTCCTGGGCTACGAGAAGCGCTTCCAGCGCGCCGTCATCGACGACTTCGTGGACAGCTACGTCCACGGCGAAACGCCCATCCCCTGCGTGCGCTGCAACGAACGCGTGAAGTTCCGCGACCTGCTGTCCACGGCGCGCGAACTGGACGCCGACTGCCTGGCGACGGGCCACTACGTCCAGCGGGCCGACGGCCCGAACGGGCCGGAGCTGCACCGCGCCGTCGATGCGGATCGCGACCAGAGCTACTTCATGTTCGCCACCACGCGCGAGCAGCTCGATTTCCTGCGCTTTCCGCTCGGCGGCCGGCCCAAGGCGGAAACGCGCGAGCTGGCTGAGGAATTGAGCCTCGAGGTCGCCGACAAGCCCGACAGCCAGGACATCTGCTTCGTGCCCCAGGGCAGCTACGCCGAGGTGGTGAAGAAGCTGCGCCCGGAGAGCATCCAGCCCGGCGAGATCGTCGACGTGCACGGCCACGTGCTCGGCGCCCACAGCGGCATCGTGCACTTCACCGTGGGTCAGCGCCGCGGGCTCGGCATCGGCGGGCAGGCGGAGCCGATGTACGTCATCCGCCTGGAGCCCGAGACCAAGCGCGTCGTCGTGGGCCCGCGCCGCTATCTGGGCTGCGACACCGTGCACCTGCGCGAGGTGAACTGGCTGGACCCGGAACCGGGGCCCGAGGGCGCGCGCGTTGCCGTCAAGTTGCGCTCGGCGATGGAGCCCGTGCCCGCGCGTGCGTACGCGGACGGCGCGGGCGGCGGCACGGTCGTGCTGGACGAGCCGGCGCAGGGGATCTCGCCGGGGCAGGCCGCCGTGTTCTATGACGGCACCCGCGTCGTCGGCGGCGGCTGGATCGCCCGGGCCGAGCTGGCCGCGCAGGACGGGCATGGTGTCAGCCGCGGGGAACAGACCGCGTCGGCAGCAGCCTCGTGA